A single window of Narcine bancroftii isolate sNarBan1 chromosome 1, sNarBan1.hap1, whole genome shotgun sequence DNA harbors:
- the bbln gene encoding bublin coiled-coil protein isoform X2, which produces MSGPNGEPAVNVEREEDDVSAEEYDALNLMLDQISSCLDNLEEKNDVLNAKFQELLESNRQARVCRGTGELEPQAEERRLDGW; this is translated from the exons ATGTCGGGACCGAACGGCGAACCGGCTGTAAATGTGGAGCGCGAGGAGGACGATGTATCCGCAGAAG AATACGATGCCCTTAACTTGATGCTTGATCAGATCAGCTCTTGCTTGGATAACCTTGAGGAGAAGAATGATGTCCTAAATGCTAAATTTCAAGAACTGTTGGAATCGAATCGCCAGGCAAG GGTTTGTCGTGGGACCGGCGAGTTGGAGCCACAGGCTGAAGAAAGAAGGTTGGACGGATGGTGA
- the bbln gene encoding bublin coiled-coil protein isoform X1: MSGPNGEPAVNVEREEDDVSAEEYDALNLMLDQISSCLDNLEEKNDVLNAKFQELLESNRQARLEFRQQQIDTSVPSIESKNQKA, from the exons ATGTCGGGACCGAACGGCGAACCGGCTGTAAATGTGGAGCGCGAGGAGGACGATGTATCCGCAGAAG AATACGATGCCCTTAACTTGATGCTTGATCAGATCAGCTCTTGCTTGGATAACCTTGAGGAGAAGAATGATGTCCTAAATGCTAAATTTCAAGAACTGTTGGAATCGAATCGCCAGGCAAGGTTGGAATTTAGGCAGCAACAAATCGATACATCAGTCCCTTCAATAGAATCCAAGAATCAAAAGGCTTGA